AActaaggatacctgaaagaagcCTAATTTACAAAAAGTGTTGAGCACTCAGCCTCTGAAAAGCAGGCACCTCTAAGGAATTTCAAATTGGACATCTCAAAATTGAGATACCTAGAATtaatggtcacttctgaaaatcttgacccATGGTTTTCAAGTGAGAACATATAACAGTCCCTTTCTGCTCAACTGTTAGGATCATGGCCATAAAAAGAAGCAGGATTCTAAATAAACTATTCCCATGTCCAACcttggagaaggaaagaaagcaagCCAATGTAGTCAGGTTGAAATCCACTTCACCTTTTTCACAAAGCCAAAGTAACTGGACTTTAAGCAGCTGAAGCACAAGGGACTGAGCAGGTGAAATCCATCCCTTATCCCAGGACGAGGCCTATTATAAAATATCTGTTTGAATAAAATGTCTTTTGCTGGTTTACCCTGAAACTGCATCACTTACCTTAGCGCTGCTCATAGCTCATCACAAAAATCCCTGTTCCACTTTGTCTGTTAAAATCACAATCTCGCACCAAACATAATTCTTCAAATGCATCAAATAAATAGGGATTTTAGTTGTAAATAAAAAGGTTGCTTCCTGTTAACAATACTTCTCTAATCTTAATTTTTCttataatattaacaacaagaaaTATACCTAAAGAAAGTGTGTATTGTGCGTTCAAAAGGAAAAATGAGGAAGAAGCACATATTCTCAGCAATTGAACATGTGCAAAATTCCATCTATCTCAACTCAGACATGCATAACTTTTCCACTTTTCATTAGAAAAATGAACCTTTACATAGTGCTATAATTATAATAAAGCAAGGTATAATATCTTCCCTTCCCTTGTTTCTGGTTTAGTGACATGTTCAGAATTGTTGTCCAGTgaaacagctgaaaatgtttgtaATGGCAGGAATTGAGAAATGCCCCTCTCAGGACATATCTGAAAGGTAGCTGTGTATAAACAGCTGTGCTTTGAAAATGCTTGCCACCTCAAAATTGGTCCTTGTGAATTGAAATGTTTGCCTTATTGCCAGCAGGGCATATTACAGTGTAACTGCTGCATTTTTACTTTTTATCACTGTCTCTCTAACTGCTGAAGTGGAAAAGAAAGATTGCCAAAGCCTGACAtgcttcttttcctttctgtccACTCTGACTTGGTTCTTAGCTGTCTGTTGCTTCAGTGATGAGAAACGACTTTCAGTTTATCCATTCCCTGAACGTCTTTCCCAGCTCAAACAATGGTAACGCCCCCTTGTGAATCAATGACAGAAAGTGAAACAAAGCTAATTAAGGCATACCAATCATTGCTCACAGGACAGATAATTAGTCTGAAAAGGGTCACACACTTTCAAAGAGTACTGAacgtatttgtttaaaaaaacaacagacaTCAGTATAATGAAGGAGTCTGGGTGGATTTCAACCAGTGGTAAAGGACTTCCAAAAAGGATAACAAACCTGCCCATAAAGATTTGGAACAGATTCAAGTTAGATTCCTAAGTAAATAAAGATAGTATTAAAATTATAAACAATACTTAGAGGTTTAGGCAAATAGCAGCAGACATCATGGACGCCTCTGTTTTGGATTCTTATATGTCTGTACTGAATTAGATGAGAAAATATTGTATACACACTAAAGGAACAGTTACTGATTACTCTATTCACTTGCATTAAGCATTCTTTATAACATAAAAGATCTTCACTAGCTCATAAACGAAAAGCTATCACACGAAAATTCCTACTTAATAGAACTgtgtaatttttcatttaaattaaatgttgatgAAGCAGCACTACTTGAATGAGTGTGTTCTTAAGAAATTTAGCAAATGCCATACACATTGTTCATGGGATCTGGATAAATTCTCCTAGCCCTTCGGTTTCTCTTTGTATTTCTTATTACTACTTTCAAAATTGCAAGTTTAAAATTTATCCATTTCTATTAGGGACAAATCCAAAAGATTTTGCTCAGTTTTTATTCAGACCTTATTCAGGACTGttgaaatgggagttttgtgtgaATATGGATTGAATAAAACTAAGCAAGGCCTTGTGGATAATTCCCCCAAAAACTCCAGATTGGGCTGCACAAAGATCTAATTTACCAAAGTATTTCAGCTTCAAAAAATCAGAAGTAATTAATACCAAAAAATGATAATTTTCAGTAGGAAAATTTTGGTTTGGAATTTGTATTGGAATTGGAGGGGGTAGGGAGAGTACCCTTTGTTTACTATTATCGGCAATGTTTAATGGAGACAGGGAGTACCAGTCAAGGTGTTCAGGAGACTCTTACCTTAGAATAAAATCATCTACATATCTAATAAATTTGTATTAAGCAGGAAGCATCTAACTGCACTACAGCAAGAAAATGACAAACCTGATAATTCCTCAGTATATGAGTTTTAGTTGACAGGTAATAGTACTGGATAATCTCTTTGCCAGAGGCATATTAGCTTTCACAAGAAGTCTCCCAGTATACCTGGGTATCTATTTTCATAGTTCATCCAATACTGCCTTGAGTAGGTACGTGAAGGTAGGTacaataatctctctctctcacacacacacacacacagagtggtaTTTTGCATACAACATTAAAGAGGCTGCACATTTTATATCGTTTCAAAAGTGAAGCCTTACAGAGTATTTACTTTCCAATATAAACATTTAATGCAGTAAGgcttcattttttaaaggaaaatggaatTTTCACACTCTAATGTTGAATGCAAAATATCAATTTATATGCAGGTTAgttttttaaacagtaaattGCAGGTGACTCCTGACTTTGAAGTCCCTTGTACACCTCTGTTCATGGTTAGAAAATAATCATACCCAACACCCCTCCCACCCAAAAATCAATACAACCAGTTGACATAAAGAAAGTTCACAGTGGCCGGAGTAAGAAACATTTAACCTTCTACATATCATTTTATACATAATGCATGAATGCTGCACAACTTGATTCTGTGGTTTGGTTTCATAGTGTAGCACCAGAAAATCTACATTAGGAATCCAGGGATTTGCTGCTCTCCCATTCATTATGGTACCTGAAGTCAtacataaaaatgtaattatattttttaaaaaacccgcTAACCTGACATACACTTTACCACCCAAACGCCCCGATAGTCTTGTTCTGTACATTATctatttccttcccccacccatgTTATTACCTGAGCATCTTCTCTTCTCATGATTAATcaaggctcaatcctgcaaaaacGTATACACAGGCTTAACTTGACGCATGCAAGTAATCCTTCTAAAATCAAACCGACTACCCATGTATTAAAAGCAAAGCATGAATGTAAGTCGTTGCAGGAGCTAGATGTCAGACAGACTTTGGGACAGAGACCATGTCCTAGACATTATGATCCTGATTGTGCAAACCCAGAAGTTAATGGGGCTGCTCATGTGCATAAAAATAAATACGTGCATAAGGGTTTCCAGGATGGGCACTAAGTAAAGCACCCTGCACACGCATAGTACtagataaaatatttaatatgatactagtaataaataataactccatttcagatacagaaattgCCCAGgaacattttcaaagctgtcaaAATTGTAATATTATtattcaaaaccaaaaccacatgccttttaaaatgaaacatggtATCTGCTAAGGATGAGTTTTGTGGTTAAGACTCAGGGCTGAGAGTCAAGTATTTTAGGTACTTTCCTTGACTCTGCCACAGGTGTCCTGTTGGACTTTGGTTATAGAACAATCTTTCCGTACCTCAATGTCCTGTACAAAAGGAATAACAACACTTATCCTAAGTGAGTCTGAACTGATGTCTGCAAAGAGTGTGGTGATCCTCAGGTGAAAGATTTTACCTAGtctaaatgaaaattatttttataataaaacaaaaagagaggTTTTTGGTTCTCCCTTCCAGATATGGCTGGGATTTTCATAAAAGTCTAAGTGAGTTTGACCCCCAACTCCCAATGAATtccaatgggagtttggcacctaactcaCTTTGGCTGGGCGTTTCAAAGGAGTCTGAGTGATGCAGGTACCCAACTCATTAAATCTCAGTGAAAGATGGGTGATATACTCACTTAGGCTCCTTTGACATCCTCAGCCATGGTATTCATACCATTGCCGTTTTAACCCCGCTATAGAGCAATTAATTATCAAGTGTAAGAAGTTCAAATAAGCTATGAGCAAAAAGATTGTTTTACTGAGTGCTTGCTTGGCCTGAGTACAGGGATGAGTGACTGTATATTAAAAGTGACTGTAAGTGTTACTAAATGAGTCAAACATGTTTTAATACTTTCTCAGCTCAAGGGAAAGTGGTACTTGAATTTGTACTCTTCACTGAATCACAACAAAGAAACCAGTCCTTGGGTTACCTCTCACACAGGTTTTTAGAAATCAATCAATCGTGTCAGTCTCTAGTGGAACAATGTCAATTAGATTTCCTGCAATTCCTATCCAAGTGATAGAGCGGTTTGTAACAACatgtggaaaaaacaaacaaatgccaaAACACAATAATTGCTTTCAAATGACAAGTTAAAGAATTAGCCATACAAAAGCTTAGAGAAAAATCTAGTCCCCCTAGTTTGcatcttgttttttaattttaacccCTACACTAACTGTAGGAGTATAATTGTCTTTGGGGAAAATGAATGGACGTGGCTTGACTCAATGATTATCAACAACACTGATTTGGCCCAGTTCTGAGGTcatttagggcaggtctacacttctGCTTGTGTCAatataacttacattgctcaggggtgtgaaaaagccacccccacaagtgacacaagttacaccaacctaagcgctggtgtggacagcactatgtcatcaggagatgctctcccactgacataactaCTACCTCTCGCAGAGGTGAAGTAATTACGCCGacagagagctctctcccatcagcataaagcgtcttcaccagatgtgctgcagtggcgcagctgcatcagtataGCTGCACCGAGCTAGCACTGATAGTGTAGAGTAGCCCTTAAGGCTACATTCACAAAGGGGCTTAGGCATGTGGATTGCTCTGGGGCTCAGGCGGGAGCTAGGTATCCAACTGcttagagtgaggcagcagtgcacgcTCCCAGAGTGAGGAATATAGGCATCTAGGGAAGTTTTACTGAAAAATCTTGGGCACCAATTGAGTTTAGGCACCAATACACTTCAGCAGCAGTTAAGTGGGAGTTTTACGAATACTGGTGGCACCTAAATCTGGGACTTCCCTAAGGCCCTCTGTGAATCTGGCCTCAGTTAGGTAAAATTTCCAATGACTATTCAAATACTACTAGTTTAGTTTTGCATTTTTCATCCTTATAAAAAGGTTTGAATTCCACAGAAATTATTGTAATAAAAAACCCTAAGTAGAATACCAGAAATCAATAGGAAGTTTACCCAAGCGGGGATTTTGGACTGGGCCCATCTTTTTAGCCTTGCTTTTAACATAGGGAGTTGTGTCTGTGCATTTTGAAACATAGTTTGGTTATAAGGACGTGGCACTGCAAGCTGATCCCTGCAGATGGACCATTAGTAAATGGGGCAGTACACAGAAACAGGGGTTTGCATGCAAGCAtcagcttgcaggactgggacctaacAGTCTGGTAGTAGGTTTAATTCCATGGGCAAGTTAATGAGAGAAAGGtaagggaggtgtcatttgatttgtAAAAATCTAGAGAATTATAATTTCAATGATGTTACCCTCTGCAGCATGATGGGGGGAactccctctctcctccacccccgcaTCCAACTCCTCTGGCTGAtagaaattttgaaaatataatgTCAATTGAAATGAGTCAAGTTGGGCTTCATTCAAAAGCTCTTTCCTTCCAAAAAATACAATAGTGCTAAACATGACAAATCTAGAACAATTATGTAAATATATCTttgagaaaatgttttaaattataatttttaaaaagttgatttttaaTACAAACATGTCAAACCTTTGCAAAGTTAAATTGTGGCCCTCAACTGACAGTAGTGTGTTATCAGCTAATGCTTAGAATATGgtactttattaatttttttaatgctacAGATTATAAATGGAAGGAGTGCTCCAAGTTGGTTTGCTatcactggcaaaaaaaaaagaagcagttcAGTGATACTGATTATCAGCTTTGTTTATTATAACAAAAGAGTTGTAATGAGGCACTGGTTAAGATGCCAGCATCCAGCCAGAAATTACTGGAATCCAACTGCAAATGGTATGCACAGAGTTACATTACATACATTACCAAACATAATGAATAACAATCCCAAAGTAATTTATTACAAAGTCCTTATTTTTACTTTGGTCTTAGTCATTTTTAGGCATCAATGGGGAGCCAAAGAGTATTCACTAGTAGTTGGATCTTTGGTGGATACTAAAGCGGAGAAGCTGGTTAAACACAATGCTTGGTGGCACTTTACCGAACGTTGGCAGATGTTTTCCAAGAAACAGACAAAAAGAGAAAAACTGCCATTGACAAGGGGAGCATTTACCAATGGCAATTTATCAATCTATGGGATCCAATCAAAAAGAACAAACTAAAGTTGTGCTCAAATGCAAagaaaaatgtcagaatgaaGGTAGCAGGGCAATTACAGAGCTAACCACAGACATGTCATAGTTTGTTCTTCTCCTGGTCAGGTTGAGATCCCAGCATGATGTTGATCTACATAACACTTTGGGAAAGTACAAGTTCTCCATGGAAACACAATTAATATTCCAATGCAGTGGAACAATGCATATGTGCCAGGCCAAAAGAAAACTAATGCACATTCATACTTTTGTTAATCCAGCACCTGATGACACCTGTGTGAGGGTAATTTATGCCAGCAGAGACCTTTCAGTGAAGCAATCATAAATGGTACACTTGCAGTATGAGCTCTCAACAAACCAGAAACTTTTAATACCTGCCAAGACTTGGCTGAACACTTCATTATGAAGCTACAGAGAAAATACTGGACCAATGACAAAATCCACTTTGTGTTTAACATGTATGCAGAGGAATCAATTAAAGTATTACCAAAAAGAAGAGATTCCATGGTATTGCACCTGTCCAGTACAAAATCATTGACTCCATGAACATCTCCAGTGTCACAATGAAGAAGTCACTGTCTGATACTCCAATGAAGGTCTAGTTAACTGCATACGTTGCAGGAAAAAGCTCCAACATGCGAAAAATTGCTCAAAGAATTTCATTGTTGCATGGCAAAATGAAGCTGCTACCTCACACTGGTAAGTGGAGTTTCTTCATAATTCCCATGAGAAACTGACACTAAAATTATCTTGCATGCGATCATTGCCACAGAGAAAGGTGCTACAAAACTCTAGATCTTTTCACAAGACATAGATGTTCCAGTACTAGACACTACCCAAGACTTCATTAATATTCTGTTTTAGTGTCTGTTGCTGTGGAACTGAATCATTTTAGATTCCTCAGAGATGTGTTCCTATCACTTGCACCATTCAAAGCACTACTAGGTTTCCATTCCTTTTCAGGATGTGACACTAATGGAAGGAAATTATCTTACTGGAAGGCCTTTGATTCAGCCTCCAAAGACTCTCTCCTTGTTCTGAAGGTGCTCGGAATAGCTGAGACAGACACTGATGAGGTAATAAATGCACAGGAGGCATTCATATGCCAAGTTTACCATTTGAAGACCAATATTATGACACATGTAGACCTACTTTGGTGGATGTTTTCCAAGAAGTATCTGGAGAAAAACTGCCACTCGTCAAGGGTACATTTATGTCTGCTATCAAGAGGGCAAATTATCAAGCAATATAGTGGCTCCACATGATCAAGCACATCCAAAACTACTCCCCTCCCACCATAGGGTATGGATGGGTCTTGCAGGATGGATTGATCACAGCAGTTATGCGTGAAATACCATGCACTCCTTAAACAATCCTTCAGTTAATAAAATGCTCCTGTGCAAAGACCAGATGCTCACCACTCTACAAATATTTGGCCAACAGCCTGCCTTGTATGAAGATGTACAAGTGTGGCATGGATGAGGCTCAGTGTGACAACATGTCTAGCAGTTGTGCCTAGCTGGAAACGACACCAATGATGACTTTGATGAATAAACGTTTTCAGCCCTACAAGGCTAGGTGTCTTCTCAAAGATTTCCAaaatcaatgtatttttttttttgtgggcaaTGCATCCCTATGTTAAAGTATAATTAAAAgtgttcattttaaaacattttctctaATTTATATCTACATACTTGTTCTAGATTTGTCATGTTTGATACCAGGGTGCTCATGAAAAAAGGGCTTTTGAATGACACCCAACTCAACACATTTCTGACCACATtgtattatcaaaatttccaccaaccagaagagctggagctggggggggggtgtgtgtgacagCGCCACCCCCTGCCATGCCTCAGAGGGTGACTTcattgaaattatgattctgtagatttttttgAATCAAATGATATCTCCTTACCTTTCTGTCACTAACTTGCCCACAGAATGAGATTTTATTCCATTATGCTTCCAGACTATAAATTAGTAATGTGAGGATTTACCTAGGCAGTTAGAACGCGGTAGTAGGGTCCACCTGGAGACTTAGTGTGCAGCATGCTAGTGCACTGTATATTTAACTACCCAGCTTTTCACACACTAACTCTCCATCTAGATAAGCCCATAGTTACAAGAATTAACTGACCAGGCATAtgtttatttctttgtaaatCTAAAGTTTACCTCATTTCAAGAAATGAAGGAAcagattatattttaattatcttATTTTGTACCAGGGTTTCTTTGCATTTCAGGATGATCTGGACCATTGCCGTAAAAATGTATTATAAAACTCCAAAGCAGCAGACTGTTTTCTGTATGTTTAGCTCACacattttctgttcattttattaatataGTTATATTGTAAAGTTAAGTGATGAAAAATCTTTACATGTATTCAAAGAGCAGACCTCAAAAACTTGCCAAATGTCTTAGATAATTATTAATTACTTGCAGTTATTTAACTATGGTATTTACAGTAATCAAGGTATTTGCTGGAGTAAGCATGAGGAAGTTGAAGAGAATGCTGAAGATACTAAAGCAACCTTAtctatttttcttaaataaaactgACAACTTTTTAAGAGCCATCACTgtaccacaaaaaaaaaaaatcacatatattTGTTAATGCAAGCAACTAAAATTATATACAGTATTGAATGGATAAGATGCAAATaagaaacagaaggcaaatattttaaaaaaaggaaaatataggcaGTAACGTAGATCTTAAATAAGTGGATTGGACACAAGATCAATCGGCATTCCTTCTAaagcagaaaaaggaaaggaTGGAGAAATTGCAGTATGCCTCTCTTGCTTACTTCAGCAATTTTAATTTGAGATAGCTTTTATCACTAGCAGAACACATACTAGTTATCTGTAACATGAAAGTCAGTTTTATAGATAAGGACTTGGTGCCAACAAATGGCAGGAAAACAGCCAAATCAGATGCTATTTCAGATTTTATATGCTTTACATCTCTGAAGACAGGAACCTTTTGCCAAGTGTGGAGTGTTTCCGTCTGTCCATACCAGTGACATTTCAAAATGCATTTATCAATATCAATGAAGCACTGACCTTATCTTAGTGTTTGTAAACTATGCCATTGTGAATTTTAATACTAGAAGTAAAAgacaaagtgaaaaataaatgtataagGTATGGTTGATTCCAGAGACAGACACTGTATGGTGAGCTTTGGTACACAGtctgctgttttaaaataaatgcagtaGTATGTGTCCCATTTCATGCATAAAGACATCAGAACTTTCTCACACTATAGTTTTGAATGTGCTCAAAGCAGTTTCTTTAAGAGGGAAAGAGCTACCACACATCTGGAGACAGGCTATATTTTAAAGTATAATTCTACAAGATAAGCACAGCTCAGAAGGCAGTGAGAGCCCTcaatacccactgaagtcagtgaggacTGCGGAGACTTGGCACCTTAATGGTGGAGCTCAGACTCTGAGTTGAAAGCATTATCAGCTAAGTGTGCTTTTTTTTCCCTGACTGCAATAAAGACACTTTCCCTTTGTTATCCTAATGCAATGTAAGATTTTTCAAGTAAAAATAAGACGGGCAGTAATTAGATTGAATTTCCAATATGACAAACAATTTATTACAAAGTACACTTTCCCCTCCaattatatctttaaaaatcaagcTTGCTCCCAGAATAGCAGCTATAAAACAATTAGGAAAAGATAAAACACAGGCATTATCAATTTTGTATGTTACTGTATAAATATCTCATGGGCATGTCTCAGGATGCACTCATTTTGGGTGTATATTAATGCAACTGTTCCTTTTTCCTTGATTACATATAAATTGTGTTCTTTATATTTATAAACTCTGTGTTCAAAGAGTAAACATTCATACTCTGCAAgatttagctcagtggttaagtTTTCAAAGCCAATATAGCAGAGTCTGCTTTTAGTGATAACagtaggaaagaaaaatattttaaaatagcctgAAATATGTGGAAAAATCTCAgtgatatattttgttttttattttttggaactTCAGCTTGCTGGAGAGCTAAGTACCCTAGTGACAAGCTGCAAGACATATTACTATATTAACTTTATTTATGCTGAATAGATGCCACTGCAATACTCTAGAAACCACAgccattttattttcttatgtGCAATAATTAATATTATAGAGAGATGGCTAATTATTTCCTCTTCTTATATTTTAGGTCATCCTGTCATTCCTGCCAACACTAATCAATCATGGGATCTGAAGTTAATACTAGTAAATAAATGAATTGCTTAATCTTCTATGACCATCTATACATGCTTCATCATCGCAAATCTTATCAGTTTTATGGCATCAAGGAGACAGTGACCTTCATTTCCACAGCATGCCTGTTATCATTGGACAAGGTGGTTACGAGGTTATCACTTATTTTCAGGAAGAAAGTCTTTGTGCTTCTTTGGCATTCATCATTTGACAAATGCAAGTATTTGTTTTATCAAATGACTAGCTCTTACTGAAGTTAAAAACAGCATCTGTGGTATCCTTAAGGGCCATTTACTTTTCTGAAGACTTGAGCTAAGATGAAGGACATGCCACTCAAAATTCATTTCCTACTTGGCCTAGCTATCACTGCATTTGTACAAGCTGTAGATAAAAAGGTAGACTGCCCTCAGTCATGTACATGTGAGATCAGACCTTGGTTTACCCCAAGATCCATATACATGGAAGCTCCAACAGTGGACTGTAATGATTTAGGCCTTGTTAATTTCCCAACGAGACTGCCTGCTAACACACAGGTTCTACTTCTACAGACAAACAACATTGCAAAAATTGAACACTCAGTAGATTTCCCAGTGAACCTTACTGGTCTTGATTTATCTCAAAACAATTTATCCTCAGTGATCAATATTAACCTTAGAAAGATGCCACAGCTTCTTTCGGTGTACCTTGAGGAAAACAAACTTACTGAGCTGCCTGAAGAATGTCTGTCTGGACTGAACAATTTACAAGAACTCTATATTAATCACAACTTGCTTTCCACAATTGCATCAGGAGCTTTTATAGGCCTTGATAATCTTCTCAGACTTCATCTCAATTCAAATAGCCTACAGATGATCAACAGTAAGTGGTTTGAAGCTATTCCTAACCTTGAGATTCTCATGATTGGGGAAAATCCAATCATCAGAATCGAAGAAATGAACTTTAAGCCTCTTATCAATCTGTGCAGCCTGGTTTTAGCAGGCATAAATCTCACTGAAATACCTGATAATGCTTTGGTTGGCCTTAACAATTTAGAAAGCATCTCATTTTATGACAATAGATTTGTTAAAGTGCCCCATGTTGCTCTTCAAAAGGTTACAAATCTCAAATTTTTGGATCTAAATAAGAATCCCATTAACAGAATACGAAGAGGAGATTTTAGCAATATGCTGCACCTAAAAGAATTGGGAATTAATAACATGCCTGAACTAATTTCTATAGATAGTCTTGCTGTTAACAATTTGCCAGATTTAAGAAAAATAGAAGCTACCAATAACCCCAGATTATCATACATCCATCCAAACGCTTTCTATAAACTTCCCAAGCTAGAATCACTCATGCTCAATAGTAATGCACTTAGTGCCCTATACCGCAATACAATAGACTCTTTGCCTAACCTCAAAGAAATCAGTATACACAGCAATCCAATCAGATGTGATTGTGTCATCCGCTGGATTAACATGAATAAAACCAACATTCGATTCATGGAGCCAGATTCATTATTTTGTGTGGATCCTCCAGAATTTCAAGGCCAGAATGTGAGGCAGGTACACTTTAGGGAAATGATGGAAATCTGCCTCCCACTGATAGCGCCTGAAAGTTTTCCCTCAACTCTGGATTTAGAAACTGGCAGCTATATTTCtttacactgcagagcaacagcagaaccagaacctgaaatATACTGGATAACACCATCAGGTCGCAAACTTTTGCCTAATATGGTTACTGATAAATACTATGTCCATTCTGAAGGAACATTAGACATAAGTGATGTTACACAAAAAGAAAGTGGACTATATACATGCATAGCAACTAATCTAGTTGGAGCAGATTTAAAATCAGTTATGATGAAAGTGGATGGTTCCTTCCCCCAAGACAGCAATGGATCTTTgaagattaaaataaaagaagtGCAATCTAATTCTATTTTGGTGTCTTGGAAAGCAAGTTCTAAAATTCTGAAATCCAGCATTAGATGGACTGCATTTCAGAAGACCGAGAACTCTCCGGCTGCACACAGTGTTCGAATTCCATCTGATATAAAGGTGTATAATCTTACTCATCTAAATCCATCAACTGAATATGAAATTTGTATAGACATTCCCACCATCTACCAGCAGAATAAAAAACAATGTGTCAATGTCACCACAAAAGGATTGGACCTTGCAGTGAAAGATTATGAAAAGACAAACATAACAGGATTCCTTGCCTGCCTTGGAGTTCTTTTGGGAGTC
The nucleotide sequence above comes from Caretta caretta isolate rCarCar2 chromosome 1, rCarCar1.hap1, whole genome shotgun sequence. Encoded proteins:
- the LRRN3 gene encoding leucine-rich repeat neuronal protein 3 translates to MKDMPLKIHFLLGLAITAFVQAVDKKVDCPQSCTCEIRPWFTPRSIYMEAPTVDCNDLGLVNFPTRLPANTQVLLLQTNNIAKIEHSVDFPVNLTGLDLSQNNLSSVININLRKMPQLLSVYLEENKLTELPEECLSGLNNLQELYINHNLLSTIASGAFIGLDNLLRLHLNSNSLQMINSKWFEAIPNLEILMIGENPIIRIEEMNFKPLINLCSLVLAGINLTEIPDNALVGLNNLESISFYDNRFVKVPHVALQKVTNLKFLDLNKNPINRIRRGDFSNMLHLKELGINNMPELISIDSLAVNNLPDLRKIEATNNPRLSYIHPNAFYKLPKLESLMLNSNALSALYRNTIDSLPNLKEISIHSNPIRCDCVIRWINMNKTNIRFMEPDSLFCVDPPEFQGQNVRQVHFREMMEICLPLIAPESFPSTLDLETGSYISLHCRATAEPEPEIYWITPSGRKLLPNMVTDKYYVHSEGTLDISDVTQKESGLYTCIATNLVGADLKSVMMKVDGSFPQDSNGSLKIKIKEVQSNSILVSWKASSKILKSSIRWTAFQKTENSPAAHSVRIPSDIKVYNLTHLNPSTEYEICIDIPTIYQQNKKQCVNVTTKGLDLAVKDYEKTNITGFLACLGVLLGVICVVYLYSCISQEINCDAGHSYLRNYLKKQSFSLNELYPPLISLWDTGKDKSTALEVKATVIGVPTNMS